One genomic region from Pyxicephalus adspersus chromosome 1, UCB_Pads_2.0, whole genome shotgun sequence encodes:
- the CCT8 gene encoding T-complex protein 1 subunit theta isoform X2, which translates to MAMHVPKAPGFAQMLKDGAKHYSGLEEAVFRNIQACKELAQTTRTAYGPNGMNKMVINHLEKLFVTNDAATILRELEVQHPAAKMIVMASHMQEQEVGDGTNFVLVFAGALLELAEELLRMGLSVSEVIEGYEKASKKALEILPDLVCSSAKNLRDVDEVAALLQTSVMSKQYGNEAFLSKLIAQACVSILNESGNFNVDNIRVCKILGSGMCASSVLHGMVFKKEAEGDITSVKDAKIAVYSCPFDNVITETKGTVLINSAKELMDFSKGEENMMEETVKAMANAGANVVVTGGKVADMALHYANKYNLMVVRLNSKWDLRRLCKTVCATALPRLTAPTPEEMGHCDNVYLSEVGDTQVVVFKHEKEDGAVATIVVRGSTDNLMDDVERAVDDGVNTFKVLTRDKRLIPGGGATEIELAKQITSYGETCPGLDQYAIKKFAEALESIPRALAENSGVKANEVISKLYATHQEGNKNFGFDIEAETAAVKDMLESNILDTYLGKHWGIKLATNAAVTVLRVDQIIMAKPAGGPKAPTGRKDWDDDQND; encoded by the exons ATGGCGATGCACGTACCCAAGGCCCCGGGCTTCGCCCAGATGCTAAAAGATGGAGCTAAG CATTATTCTGGCTTAGAAGAGGCTGTGTTCAGAAACATCCAAGCCTGTAAAGAACTTGCCCAAACCACCCGAACTGCATATGGACCAAATG ggaTGAACAAAATGGTTATTAATCACCTGGAAAAGCTTTTTGTTACGAATGATGCAGCCACGATTCTTAGAGAGCTGGAG GTTCAGCACCCGGCTGCAAAGATGATTGTAATGGCATCACATATGCAGGAGCAGGAAGTTGGTGATGGCACCAATTTCGTACTGGTGTTTGCTGGCGCCCTGCTTGAGCTTGCAGAGGAGCTTCTCCGTATGGGCCTGTCTGTATCTGAG GTGATCGAAGGCTATGAAAAGGCCTCCAAgaaagccctggaaatcctcccaGATCTGGTATGTAGCTCCGCTAAGAACCTCCGTGATGTTGATGAAGTAGCTGCCCTCCTACAGACTTCAGTTATGAGCAAACAGTATGGAAATGAAGCTTTCCTGTCCAAGCTCATAGCTCAGGCTTGTG TTTCTATTCTCAATGAATCTGGCAACTTCAATGTTGATAACATCCGAGTCTGCAAAATCTTG GGCTCTGGCATGTGCGCATCCTCTGTACTGCATGGTATGGTTTTCAAGAAAGAAGCGGAAGGAGATATCACATCAGTTAAAGATGCTAAAATTGCAGTGTACTCCTGTCCTTTTGATAACGTGATTACTGAAACAAAG GGAACAGTACTAATAAACAGTGCAAAGGAACTGATGGATTTCAGCAAAGGGGAAGAGAATATGATGGAAGAAACTGTGAAGGCCATGGCTAATGCTGGAGCCAATGTTGTAGTGACCGGTGGCAAGGTGGCAGACATGGCTCTGCACTATGCAAACAAATACAACCTTATGGTGGTCAG GTTGAACTCCAAATGGGACCTGAGACGATTGTGTAAAACTGTCTGTGCAACAGCCTTACCTAGACTT aCTGCTCCTACTCCTGAGGAGATGGGACATTGTGACAATGTGTACTTGTCTGAAGTTGGAGACACACAAgttgttgtatttaaacatg aaaaagaaGATGGGGCTGTTGCAACCATTGTTGTGCGAGGTTCAACTGACAACCTGATGGATGACGTGGAGCGTGCAGTGGATGATGGTGTCAATACCTTCAAAGTGCTCACAAGA gaTAAGAGACTTATCCCTGGTGGTGGAGCAACAGAAATTGAGTTGGCAAAACAAATTACATCTTATGGAGAG ACTTGCCCAGGACTCGACCAATATGCAATTAAGAAGTTTGCAGAGGCACTGGAGTCTATCCCAAGAGCTTTGGCTGAAAACTCCGGAGTTAAAGCCAATGAAGTGATCTCCAAATTGTACGCCACACATCAAGAGGGGAACAAAAACTTTGGCTTTGATATAGAG GCTGAGACCGCCGCTGTAAAAGACATGCTGGAGAGCAACATCCTTGATACATACCTGGGGAAACATTGGGGAATTAAGTTGGCCACAAACGCAGCTGTTACTGTACTCCGAGTAGACCAA ATTATTATGGCAAAACCTGCAGGTGGTCCAAAGGCACCAACAGGCAGAAAGGATTGGGATGATGACCAGAACGACTGA
- the CCT8 gene encoding T-complex protein 1 subunit theta isoform X1, which translates to MAMHVPKAPGFAQMLKDGAKHYSGLEEAVFRNIQACKELAQTTRTAYGPNGMNKMVINHLEKLFVTNDAATILRELEVQHPAAKMIVMASHMQEQEVGDGTNFVLVFAGALLELAEELLRMGLSVSEVIEGYEKASKKALEILPDLVCSSAKNLRDVDEVAALLQTSVMSKQYGNEAFLSKLIAQACVSILNESGNFNVDNIRVCKILGSGMCASSVLHGMVFKKEAEGDITSVKDAKIAVYSCPFDNVITETKGTVLINSAKELMDFSKGEENMMEETVKAMANAGANVVVTGGKVADMALHYANKYNLMVVRLNSKWDLRRLCKTVCATALPRLTAPTPEEMGHCDNVYLSEVGDTQVVVFKHEKEDGAVATIVVRGSTDNLMDDVERAVDDGVNTFKVLTRDKRLIPGGGATEIELAKQITSYGETCPGLDQYAIKKFAEALESIPRALAENSGVKANEVISKLYATHQEGNKNFGFDIEAETAAVKDMLESNILDTYLGKHWGIKLATNAAVTVLRVDQIIMAKVAGGPRAPKQQGHWDKDDWQDEPEK; encoded by the exons ATGGCGATGCACGTACCCAAGGCCCCGGGCTTCGCCCAGATGCTAAAAGATGGAGCTAAG CATTATTCTGGCTTAGAAGAGGCTGTGTTCAGAAACATCCAAGCCTGTAAAGAACTTGCCCAAACCACCCGAACTGCATATGGACCAAATG ggaTGAACAAAATGGTTATTAATCACCTGGAAAAGCTTTTTGTTACGAATGATGCAGCCACGATTCTTAGAGAGCTGGAG GTTCAGCACCCGGCTGCAAAGATGATTGTAATGGCATCACATATGCAGGAGCAGGAAGTTGGTGATGGCACCAATTTCGTACTGGTGTTTGCTGGCGCCCTGCTTGAGCTTGCAGAGGAGCTTCTCCGTATGGGCCTGTCTGTATCTGAG GTGATCGAAGGCTATGAAAAGGCCTCCAAgaaagccctggaaatcctcccaGATCTGGTATGTAGCTCCGCTAAGAACCTCCGTGATGTTGATGAAGTAGCTGCCCTCCTACAGACTTCAGTTATGAGCAAACAGTATGGAAATGAAGCTTTCCTGTCCAAGCTCATAGCTCAGGCTTGTG TTTCTATTCTCAATGAATCTGGCAACTTCAATGTTGATAACATCCGAGTCTGCAAAATCTTG GGCTCTGGCATGTGCGCATCCTCTGTACTGCATGGTATGGTTTTCAAGAAAGAAGCGGAAGGAGATATCACATCAGTTAAAGATGCTAAAATTGCAGTGTACTCCTGTCCTTTTGATAACGTGATTACTGAAACAAAG GGAACAGTACTAATAAACAGTGCAAAGGAACTGATGGATTTCAGCAAAGGGGAAGAGAATATGATGGAAGAAACTGTGAAGGCCATGGCTAATGCTGGAGCCAATGTTGTAGTGACCGGTGGCAAGGTGGCAGACATGGCTCTGCACTATGCAAACAAATACAACCTTATGGTGGTCAG GTTGAACTCCAAATGGGACCTGAGACGATTGTGTAAAACTGTCTGTGCAACAGCCTTACCTAGACTT aCTGCTCCTACTCCTGAGGAGATGGGACATTGTGACAATGTGTACTTGTCTGAAGTTGGAGACACACAAgttgttgtatttaaacatg aaaaagaaGATGGGGCTGTTGCAACCATTGTTGTGCGAGGTTCAACTGACAACCTGATGGATGACGTGGAGCGTGCAGTGGATGATGGTGTCAATACCTTCAAAGTGCTCACAAGA gaTAAGAGACTTATCCCTGGTGGTGGAGCAACAGAAATTGAGTTGGCAAAACAAATTACATCTTATGGAGAG ACTTGCCCAGGACTCGACCAATATGCAATTAAGAAGTTTGCAGAGGCACTGGAGTCTATCCCAAGAGCTTTGGCTGAAAACTCCGGAGTTAAAGCCAATGAAGTGATCTCCAAATTGTACGCCACACATCAAGAGGGGAACAAAAACTTTGGCTTTGATATAGAG GCTGAGACCGCCGCTGTAAAAGACATGCTGGAGAGCAACATCCTTGATACATACCTGGGGAAACATTGGGGAATTAAGTTGGCCACAAACGCAGCTGTTACTGTACTCCGAGTAGACCAA ATCATAATGGCTAAAGTGGCCGGCGGACCAAGAGCCCCCAAGCAGCAAGGACATTGGGATAAAGATGACTGGCAGGATGAACCAGAAAAATAG